One genomic window of Desulfobacterales bacterium includes the following:
- a CDS encoding phosphoribosylaminoimidazolesuccinocarboxamide synthase, whose protein sequence is MSAAPLLTTDFKELTLIHRGKVRDLYEVEGQLLMVATDRISAFDVVMADPIPNKGEVLTKLSLFWFDFLRDIMANHLITADVDDYPAICRPYVDELRGRSMLVKKARPLPVECIVRGYLSGSFWKDYQKSNVVCGFELPLGLQESAKLPEPLFTPSTKAEQGLHDENISMAAMEKLLGKEQTGKIADLCLRLYRKAADYALGKGIIIADTKFELGWYDGELILIDEVLTPDSSRFWPLDQYRVNSGQPSFDKQFLRDYLLTLDWPKQPPPPPLPAEILEKTEARYAEAVTRLTT, encoded by the coding sequence ATGAGCGCAGCACCGTTACTGACCACCGATTTCAAGGAGTTGACCCTTATCCATCGCGGCAAGGTCCGGGATCTCTATGAGGTGGAAGGGCAGTTGTTGATGGTTGCCACCGACCGGATATCCGCCTTTGACGTGGTGATGGCGGACCCGATCCCCAACAAGGGCGAGGTATTGACCAAACTGTCCCTTTTCTGGTTTGATTTTCTGCGGGACATCATGGCCAACCACCTGATCACCGCGGACGTGGATGACTATCCGGCAATCTGCCGGCCATATGTTGACGAGCTGCGGGGCCGCAGCATGCTGGTGAAAAAGGCCAGGCCGTTGCCAGTGGAGTGCATTGTCCGCGGTTATCTCTCCGGTTCCTTCTGGAAGGATTATCAGAAGAGCAACGTGGTCTGCGGCTTTGAGCTGCCCCTGGGCCTGCAGGAGTCGGCCAAGTTGCCGGAGCCGTTATTTACCCCTTCCACCAAGGCCGAGCAGGGGCTCCATGACGAGAATATCTCCATGGCGGCCATGGAGAAACTGCTGGGCAAGGAGCAGACCGGCAAGATTGCCGATCTCTGCCTCCGGCTCTACCGGAAGGCGGCTGACTATGCCCTGGGAAAGGGGATCATCATTGCCGATACCAAGTTTGAACTGGGCTGGTACGATGGTGAACTGATCCTGATCGACGAGGTGCTGACCCCGGATTCCTCCCGGTTCTGGCCCCTTGACCAGTACCGGGTCAACAGTGGTCAGCCCAGCTTTGACAAGCAGTTCCTGAGGGATTATCTCCTGACCCTTGACTGGCCCAAACAGCCGCCACCGCCGCCGCTGCCAGCCGAGATCCTTGAAAAAACCGAGGCCCGCTATGCCGAGGCCGTGACCCGGCTCACCACCTAA
- the mqnC gene encoding dehypoxanthine futalosine cyclase has translation METIREKVLQGERISPQEALVLADKGDLYDLGFLADAVRKRLHPEPMVTYVIDRNINYTDICISACKFCAFYKAPEDGTGTVLSFAELGEKIKETRELGGTQILLQGGLHPDKPLEFYEEMLRHIKGEHRIHIHGFSPPEICHFANLSGLSVGEVLVRLQAAGLDSMPGGGAEILSDRVRSAAAPRKCTADQWIGVMEEAHLLGMRTTATMMFGHIETIEERLEHLVRLRDLQDRTNGFTAFIPWPFQPDNTAYADIDKATAFSYLRTLAWSRIFLDNFPNIQASWVTQGPKIAQLSLFFGANDFGSTMIEENVVAAAGVSFRLSEAEIRDLVKEAGFEPRQRTMDYTLVEH, from the coding sequence ATGGAAACGATTCGGGAAAAAGTATTACAGGGTGAGCGGATCTCCCCGCAAGAGGCCCTGGTCCTGGCGGACAAGGGCGATCTTTATGATCTCGGCTTTCTGGCCGATGCGGTCCGTAAGCGGCTCCACCCCGAGCCGATGGTCACCTATGTAATTGACCGCAACATCAATTACACTGATATCTGCATTTCAGCCTGTAAGTTCTGCGCCTTTTACAAGGCCCCGGAGGATGGGACCGGCACGGTTCTTTCCTTTGCCGAACTGGGCGAGAAGATCAAGGAGACCAGGGAGCTGGGCGGCACCCAGATCCTGCTCCAGGGCGGGCTCCACCCGGACAAGCCCCTGGAGTTCTACGAGGAGATGCTTCGCCATATCAAGGGTGAGCACCGGATCCACATACACGGCTTTTCGCCGCCGGAGATCTGTCATTTCGCCAACCTGTCCGGGCTTTCGGTCGGCGAGGTGCTGGTGCGGCTGCAGGCCGCCGGGCTCGATTCCATGCCCGGCGGCGGCGCCGAGATCCTTTCCGACCGGGTGCGCAGCGCGGCAGCGCCCCGCAAGTGCACTGCCGATCAGTGGATCGGGGTGATGGAGGAGGCGCACCTGCTGGGGATGCGGACCACGGCCACCATGATGTTCGGCCATATCGAGACCATTGAGGAACGGCTGGAGCACCTGGTCCGGCTGCGCGACCTGCAGGACCGGACCAACGGCTTTACCGCCTTTATCCCCTGGCCGTTCCAGCCCGACAATACCGCCTATGCCGATATTGACAAGGCCACTGCCTTCAGTTACCTGCGGACCCTGGCCTGGTCGCGGATCTTTCTTGACAACTTTCCCAATATCCAGGCCTCCTGGGTAACCCAGGGACCGAAGATCGCCCAGCTCTCTCTTTTTTTCGGGGCCAATGATTTCGGCAGCACCATGATTGAGGAGAACGTGGTGGCCGCGGCCGGGGTCAGCTTCCGTTTGTCCGAGGCCGAGATCCGGGACCTGGTCAAAGAGGCGGGATTCGAGCCCAGACAGCGGACCATGGATTATACCCTGGTGGAACACTGA
- a CDS encoding UbiX family flavin prenyltransferase, giving the protein MSGLEKKIILAITGASGSLYAREFARLMQEGLGVEVHGIVSDAGRKVMDLELGCSPEDLGDAVTAWYPVDNFAAAMASGSSRFDAMVVLPCSMGTLAAIASGISANLIHRAADVMLKERRPLLLAVRETPFNRTHIRNMLAAHEAGAVICPPMPAFYHHPRDLTEMARFFAGRLGDLLGLEVPLNNRWKGA; this is encoded by the coding sequence ATGAGCGGGTTGGAAAAAAAAATAATCCTGGCCATAACCGGTGCCAGCGGCTCCCTGTATGCGCGGGAGTTTGCCCGGCTGATGCAGGAGGGGCTCGGGGTGGAGGTGCACGGGATCGTCTCCGATGCCGGCCGCAAGGTAATGGACCTGGAGCTTGGCTGCTCCCCCGAGGATCTGGGCGATGCGGTCACGGCCTGGTATCCGGTTGATAATTTTGCCGCGGCCATGGCCAGCGGCTCCAGCCGGTTCGACGCCATGGTGGTGCTGCCCTGTTCCATGGGCACCCTGGCGGCCATTGCCAGCGGCATCTCCGCCAATCTGATCCACCGGGCCGCGGACGTGATGCTCAAGGAGCGGCGGCCCCTGCTGCTGGCGGTTCGGGAGACCCCGTTCAACCGTACCCATATCAGGAACATGCTGGCAGCCCACGAGGCCGGCGCTGTGATCTGCCCGCCCATGCCCGCCTTTTACCATCACCCGCGGGACCTGACCGAGATGGCCCGTTTCTTTGCCGGCCGGCTCGGGGACCTCCTCGGTCTGGAGGTCCCGCTCAATAACCGCTGGAAAGGGGCATGA
- a CDS encoding Hsp20/alpha crystallin family protein, which translates to MTLIRFNERQAPRNPWAEMEKMRREMEMIWPRFFGDTTTGASVYPALNISEDPTTIYVRAEIPGTPAEAISIFVEGDTLTITGERNEPVTPETISYHRQEIGYGRFNRAVTLPTRINAEKVTAAARNGILTITLPKAVEAMPRRIAVTSS; encoded by the coding sequence ATGACCCTGATCAGATTCAACGAGCGGCAGGCACCGCGGAATCCATGGGCGGAGATGGAGAAAATGCGCCGGGAAATGGAAATGATCTGGCCCCGCTTTTTCGGCGACACCACAACGGGCGCCTCGGTATATCCGGCCCTGAACATCTCCGAGGACCCGACCACCATCTACGTTCGGGCCGAGATCCCCGGCACCCCGGCCGAGGCAATATCGATCTTTGTGGAGGGCGACACCCTGACCATCACCGGTGAACGTAACGAGCCGGTCACCCCGGAGACTATCTCCTATCATCGGCAGGAAATCGGCTACGGCCGGTTCAACCGGGCAGTGACCCTGCCGACCCGGATCAATGCCGAAAAGGTGACTGCCGCCGCCCGGAACGGCATCCTGACCATTACCCTGCCCAAGGCCGTGGAGGCCATGCCGCGCCGGATCGCGGTAACGAGCAGTTGA
- the ubiA gene encoding putative 4-hydroxybenzoate polyprenyltransferase translates to MLRKIAILLEMIKFEHTVFAMPFALMGAFLAAGGVPSGAVFGWVVLAMIGARTAAMGFNRIVDRDIDKKNPRTADRALPAATVSPGESWAMVILAGALFFLACYNLNRLTLIIAPFALGLTFFYSLTKRFTWLCHLVLGLALAFAPLGGWVAVKGSLVGYPFVLSAGVVFWVAGFDAVYACLDADFDRTAGLFSLPARFGRRAAFRLAVLAHVLAFALFIATGVLTGLNFYYYIGILFTGTALFYQHMVVNPRDLSRIQLSFFTLNGLISLTLFVATWLALVI, encoded by the coding sequence ATGTTGCGTAAGATTGCCATCCTGTTGGAAATGATCAAGTTCGAACACACGGTGTTCGCCATGCCCTTTGCCCTGATGGGCGCCTTTCTCGCGGCCGGCGGGGTGCCCTCTGGTGCGGTCTTCGGCTGGGTGGTGCTGGCAATGATCGGGGCCCGGACCGCGGCCATGGGCTTCAACCGGATCGTTGACCGGGACATCGATAAAAAGAATCCCCGCACCGCGGACCGGGCCCTGCCCGCGGCAACGGTCTCGCCAGGGGAATCCTGGGCCATGGTCATCCTGGCCGGGGCCTTGTTTTTCCTTGCCTGTTACAACCTCAACCGGCTGACCCTGATCATCGCGCCCTTTGCCCTGGGGCTGACCTTTTTCTATTCCCTGACCAAGCGGTTTACCTGGCTCTGTCATCTGGTCCTGGGCCTGGCCCTGGCCTTTGCCCCCCTGGGCGGCTGGGTGGCGGTCAAGGGCAGCCTGGTTGGTTATCCCTTTGTGCTTTCAGCCGGGGTGGTCTTCTGGGTTGCCGGGTTTGACGCGGTCTATGCCTGTCTTGACGCTGACTTCGACCGGACCGCCGGGCTTTTTTCACTACCGGCCCGTTTCGGGCGCCGGGCCGCCTTTCGGCTGGCGGTGCTGGCCCATGTCCTGGCCTTTGCCCTGTTCATTGCCACCGGGGTCCTGACCGGCCTGAATTTTTACTACTACATCGGTATTCTCTTTACCGGCACGGCGCTTTTCTACCAGCATATGGTGGTCAACCCCAGGGACCTGTCCCGGATCCAACTCTCCTTTTTCACCTTGAACGGACTGATCAGCCTTACCCTGTTCGTGGCCACCTGGCTGGCCCTGGTCATCTGA
- a CDS encoding ubiquinone/menaquinone biosynthesis methyltransferase: MKQKFAAISPKYDLLNSVLSMQIDRYWRWLTTRQLKEFPHGAVLDLCAGTLPLSLELTRQAPGRRVLAVDFCEEMLRSGINSMPAAARRDGREQRIMPVCGDGEEIPVAGESVWGVTVAFGVRNLARVPQGLKEMWRVLRPGGKLLILEFSRPRNPVVKPVYNFYLNNILPRVAGLVSGDKEAYEYLASSIAEFYEPEELLAMMDRAGFSVTYCRPLTMGIVTLYVGVK, translated from the coding sequence GTGAAACAGAAATTTGCCGCGATCAGCCCGAAGTATGATCTGCTTAATTCGGTTCTGAGCATGCAGATCGATCGCTACTGGCGCTGGCTGACCACCCGGCAGCTCAAGGAGTTTCCTCACGGGGCGGTACTCGACCTCTGCGCCGGCACCCTGCCGCTTTCCCTGGAACTCACCCGGCAGGCGCCCGGTCGCCGGGTGCTGGCGGTTGATTTCTGCGAGGAGATGCTGCGGAGCGGCATTAACAGCATGCCCGCGGCCGCCAGGCGGGACGGCCGGGAACAACGGATCATGCCGGTCTGCGGCGACGGCGAGGAGATCCCCGTTGCCGGCGAAAGCGTCTGGGGAGTGACCGTGGCCTTTGGCGTTCGCAACCTGGCCCGGGTCCCCCAGGGGCTCAAGGAGATGTGGCGGGTGCTGCGGCCGGGCGGCAAGCTGTTGATTCTCGAATTCTCCCGGCCCCGCAATCCAGTGGTCAAGCCGGTCTATAACTTTTATCTGAACAATATCCTGCCCCGGGTGGCCGGGCTGGTATCCGGCGACAAGGAGGCCTATGAGTACCTGGCCAGTTCCATTGCCGAGTTCTACGAGCCCGAGGAATTGCTGGCCATGATGGACCGGGCCGGGTTTAGCGTCACCTATTGCCGGCCCCTGACCATGGGGATCGTCACTCTCTACGTGGGGGTCAAATGA
- a CDS encoding menaquinone biosynthesis protein, giving the protein MEQQTRARIGMVNFINTAPLYEVWQRTVRQPAWRVIEAPPSVLCRMLYDNELDIGLVSSHEYGIHAARYRVLADLSISSSGRVGSVFLFAECEPAELDGRLVLLSSQSQTSASLVKIVLEEFYRVTPVYDTGDVVARSSGPTIPAAVLAIGDDALLLRDSGRYPVQLDLGEVWRQQTGLPFVFALWVVREDFCDRYPDEVRAIHGELRRCVAQGREQLAEISRLVAPRIPMDPEDCHNYLKGIEYDLGLRKQEALSHYFGYLIKRNEAGPGALPLKIFG; this is encoded by the coding sequence ATGGAGCAACAAACCCGGGCCCGGATCGGGATGGTCAACTTTATCAATACCGCGCCCTTGTACGAGGTGTGGCAGCGGACGGTCCGGCAGCCGGCCTGGCGGGTGATCGAGGCCCCGCCCAGTGTCCTGTGCCGGATGCTGTATGACAACGAACTTGATATCGGCCTGGTCTCTTCCCATGAATATGGAATCCATGCCGCCCGCTACCGGGTGCTGGCCGATCTCTCAATCAGTTCCTCGGGCCGGGTGGGCAGTGTTTTTTTGTTTGCCGAGTGCGAGCCGGCCGAGTTGGACGGCCGGTTGGTCCTGTTGAGCAGCCAGTCCCAGACCTCGGCCAGCCTGGTCAAGATCGTGCTGGAGGAGTTTTACCGGGTGACACCGGTCTATGATACCGGCGACGTGGTGGCCCGTTCCTCCGGCCCAACGATCCCGGCCGCGGTGCTGGCCATTGGCGACGATGCCCTGCTGTTACGCGATTCAGGCCGGTATCCGGTCCAGCTCGACCTGGGCGAGGTGTGGCGGCAACAGACCGGGCTGCCATTTGTCTTTGCCCTCTGGGTGGTGCGGGAGGATTTCTGTGACCGCTATCCGGACGAGGTACGCGCGATCCATGGGGAACTGCGCCGCTGTGTGGCCCAGGGCCGGGAACAACTGGCCGAGATCAGCCGTTTGGTGGCGCCGCGGATTCCCATGGATCCGGAGGATTGCCACAACTACCTGAAAGGGATTGAATACGATCTGGGTCTGCGCAAGCAGGAGGCGCTCAGCCATTATTTCGGGTATCTTATCAAGCGCAACGAGGCTGGCCCCGGGGCATTACCACTGAAGATTTTTGGCTGA
- a CDS encoding adenylate kinase, with the protein MMKLILLGAPGAGKGTVAKLLTAIDGSVQISTGDILRSAVQAGSELGREAEGYMKRGDLVPDSLIMGIMEKRLQEPDCASGFLLDGFPRTVPQAEALRELLAKLDISLDMVVNIDVPREVILDRLCTRRTCANSDCQAIYNIKSNPPQQEGICDKCSSPVIQRDDETEEAISHRLETYNEKTAPLVGFYEKEGLLKSVIGSSSDVVVSEIKGQLGL; encoded by the coding sequence ATGATGAAGTTGATACTTTTGGGCGCCCCGGGCGCCGGCAAGGGAACCGTGGCCAAGCTGCTTACCGCCATTGACGGTTCGGTGCAGATTTCCACCGGCGATATTCTCCGCTCCGCGGTCCAGGCCGGCTCCGAACTGGGCAGGGAGGCCGAGGGCTATATGAAACGCGGTGATCTGGTGCCGGATTCGTTGATCATGGGAATCATGGAGAAACGGCTGCAGGAGCCGGACTGCGCCAGCGGCTTTCTGCTGGACGGATTCCCCCGTACCGTGCCCCAGGCCGAGGCCCTGCGGGAACTGCTTGCCAAACTCGACATCAGCTTGGACATGGTTGTGAATATCGACGTGCCCCGGGAGGTGATCCTTGATCGGCTCTGTACCCGGCGGACCTGCGCCAACTCCGACTGCCAGGCGATCTACAACATCAAGAGCAACCCGCCGCAACAGGAGGGGATCTGTGACAAATGCTCCAGCCCGGTGATTCAGCGTGACGACGAGACCGAGGAGGCGATCAGCCACCGGCTTGAGACCTATAATGAAAAGACCGCCCCGCTGGTCGGTTTTTACGAGAAGGAGGGGCTGCTCAAGAGCGTGATCGGCTCTTCCAGCGACGTGGTGGTCAGCGAGATCAAGGGCCAGCTCGGATTGTAG
- a CDS encoding flippase-like domain-containing protein: MDLNQEKVGKKKKNWLPQVLRFVVSFGAIGLVFYLFRAQLPAVFNHLATVEPRFFCMAVATYLGGLVSTAFRLQLVFKAQDTRISLGNAYYVNIIALFFNNVLPSSLGGEMVKAYYLYRNTNRSLVAFSAVLVDRLFGLATLALIGAAAVLFFDRSLVPPRILGSLGVIIVVTCVAAFILFNQRMARVLSTARVPLVPLFILEKLRQIYLAMHHYRGRREIVASCFLLTIIGQVSYVATTYLLARGLGLDIPFSLFFFLVPILLMITVAPSVNGIGVREATFLFLLANYTTPDKALALSLLTTFFLIFVGLGGGVVYAFKGGLRGTDDRRRMTEDRGQRTEDGGR; encoded by the coding sequence ATGGACCTGAACCAGGAGAAAGTCGGCAAAAAGAAAAAGAACTGGTTGCCCCAGGTGCTGCGCTTTGTGGTCAGCTTCGGCGCCATCGGCCTGGTTTTTTATCTGTTCCGGGCACAGCTGCCGGCAGTGTTCAACCATCTCGCTACCGTGGAGCCGCGGTTTTTCTGCATGGCCGTGGCGACCTATCTGGGCGGCCTTGTCTCCACCGCGTTTCGCCTCCAACTGGTGTTCAAGGCCCAGGACACCCGGATATCCCTGGGCAATGCCTATTATGTGAACATCATTGCCCTGTTTTTCAATAATGTGCTTCCCTCCTCCCTGGGCGGCGAGATGGTCAAGGCCTATTATCTCTATCGCAACACCAATCGCAGCCTGGTCGCCTTCAGCGCGGTCCTGGTCGACCGGCTGTTCGGCCTGGCCACCCTGGCGTTGATCGGCGCGGCCGCGGTGCTGTTCTTTGACAGAAGCCTGGTGCCGCCCCGGATTCTGGGCAGCCTGGGGGTGATCATCGTTGTTACCTGTGTGGCCGCGTTCATCCTTTTCAACCAGCGGATGGCCCGGGTGTTAAGCACTGCCCGGGTCCCCCTGGTCCCGCTCTTTATCCTGGAGAAACTTCGCCAGATCTATCTGGCCATGCACCATTACCGGGGCCGACGGGAGATCGTGGCCAGCTGTTTCCTGCTTACCATCATCGGCCAGGTCTCATACGTGGCGACAACCTATCTCCTGGCCCGTGGCCTGGGACTTGACATTCCGTTTTCCTTGTTTTTTTTCCTGGTCCCCATTCTCCTGATGATCACCGTGGCCCCGTCGGTGAACGGGATCGGGGTCCGGGAGGCGACCTTTCTCTTTCTGCTTGCCAACTATACCACCCCGGACAAGGCCCTGGCCCTGTCGCTGCTCACCACCTTTTTTCTGATCTTTGTCGGCCTGGGCGGCGGGGTGGTATATGCCTTTAAGGGCGGGCTGAGGGGGACGGATGACAGAAGACGGATGACAGAGGACAGGGGACAGAGGACAGAGGACGGTGGGCGGTGA
- a CDS encoding Hsp20/alpha crystallin family protein → MKTKDIKGQPKQELQRNSEPTKPAKQFIPPVDIYEDSRAVTVVAEMPGVDKEGLEIHLEDGVLAISGTALKPDTSRETVLLNEFDFGRYIRRFTLSESIDQEKVEATIVDGILFITLPKVEPAQPRKIKVKTG, encoded by the coding sequence ATGAAAACCAAGGATATCAAGGGACAGCCCAAACAGGAACTGCAGCGGAACAGCGAGCCGACCAAGCCGGCAAAACAATTCATCCCGCCGGTGGATATCTACGAGGACAGCCGCGCGGTCACCGTGGTGGCGGAAATGCCCGGAGTGGACAAGGAAGGCCTGGAGATCCACCTGGAAGACGGGGTACTGGCGATCAGCGGCACGGCCTTGAAACCGGACACCAGCCGGGAGACGGTGCTGTTGAACGAGTTCGACTTCGGCCGGTACATCCGCCGGTTCACCCTTTCCGAGTCCATTGACCAGGAAAAGGTCGAGGCAACCATTGTTGACGGCATCCTGTTCATCACCCTGCCCAAGGTGGAACCGGCCCAACCGCGCAAGATCAAGGTAAAGACAGGGTGA
- a CDS encoding amidohydrolase family protein: MISPGHDFSSSVTTRLHRAPWLVTALAESSEPAVVNDGAVLVAGRIIRGVGRFADLAREYPLTVVVDHEQAILVPALINCHAHLELSCLAGLGRWPVQPGSSFPDWIRELIDLRRQTAARLGDSLAATVAAAATRALAGLRKSGVGLVVDIGNMQAGNEPGQGLPVEVMFLLELLGISREGEQAALQRLAGRDARPATGVPDALGPDLAVTGHSPYATGPKLLQELKARAAVRNGLFSLHVAESIAEEEFLRSGTGPMHDFLIERSGGYGSFTVPGVGAVAYLDRLGLLDRDTLCVHAVQVSDADIDILAARGAGVCLCPGSNRQLAVGKAPVPALLDAGIRPVLGTDSLASNPRLNLWQEMRLLRQDHPGVEPAAIFAMATNNGAAALGLAGQWGRLAPGRTARFLAVANDRVTAVDQVCDYLTATGASLQCTWIEE, from the coding sequence ATGATCTCCCCCGGCCATGATTTTTCGAGTTCCGTTACGACCCGTCTTCATCGGGCCCCGTGGCTGGTCACCGCCTTGGCGGAGAGCAGTGAGCCGGCGGTGGTCAATGACGGCGCGGTCCTGGTCGCGGGCCGGATTATCAGGGGGGTGGGCCGGTTTGCCGACCTGGCCAGGGAGTATCCCTTAACTGTAGTGGTCGACCATGAACAGGCCATCCTGGTCCCGGCCCTGATCAACTGTCATGCCCATCTTGAGCTATCCTGTCTCGCCGGCCTGGGCCGTTGGCCGGTGCAACCGGGGAGCAGCTTTCCCGACTGGATCCGTGAACTGATCGATCTGCGCCGGCAGACGGCGGCGCGGTTGGGCGACTCCCTGGCCGCCACCGTTGCCGCTGCCGCCACCCGGGCGCTTGCCGGATTGCGGAAGAGCGGGGTCGGGCTGGTGGTCGATATCGGCAACATGCAGGCTGGCAATGAACCAGGGCAGGGCCTGCCGGTGGAGGTCATGTTTCTGCTCGAATTGCTGGGGATCAGCCGGGAAGGGGAACAGGCGGCCCTGCAACGATTGGCCGGCCGGGATGCCCGGCCGGCCACCGGTGTGCCGGACGCACTGGGACCTGATCTGGCGGTCACCGGACATTCCCCCTATGCAACCGGGCCGAAGCTGCTTCAAGAGCTTAAGGCCCGGGCCGCGGTCCGGAACGGGCTTTTTTCCCTGCATGTGGCTGAATCCATTGCTGAGGAGGAATTTCTGCGTTCCGGCACCGGTCCGATGCATGATTTTCTCATTGAGCGGTCCGGCGGGTATGGCTCATTCACCGTACCCGGGGTCGGCGCGGTGGCCTACCTGGATCGACTGGGGCTCCTGGACCGGGATACCCTCTGCGTACATGCGGTACAGGTAAGCGATGCGGATATCGACATCCTGGCGGCCCGGGGGGCCGGGGTCTGCCTCTGTCCGGGGAGCAACCGGCAGTTGGCAGTGGGCAAGGCCCCGGTGCCGGCCCTGCTTGACGCCGGGATCCGGCCGGTCCTGGGCACGGACAGCCTGGCCAGCAATCCGCGGCTGAACCTCTGGCAGGAAATGCGCCTGCTCCGGCAGGACCATCCCGGGGTGGAGCCGGCGGCAATATTTGCCATGGCCACCAATAACGGGGCCGCGGCCCTGGGTCTGGCCGGCCAATGGGGTAGATTGGCCCCGGGGCGCACGGCCCGGTTTCTTGCCGTGGCCAATGACCGGGTGACCGCCGTTGATCAGGTCTGTGATTATCTGACCGCAACCGGGGCGTCGCTTCAATGCACATGGATCGAGGAATAG